A genomic window from Triticum urartu cultivar G1812 chromosome 7, Tu2.1, whole genome shotgun sequence includes:
- the LOC125521680 gene encoding uncharacterized protein LOC125521680 isoform X1 codes for MRGSRTEPVDVSSDGSADSGSNENLDSSSDGSGYSSSYEGASMSSDGVVYISSDEGKHISSDEGEYNSLDEGAYTSSDEDMSSSSDEGAHTIRAKGVHRRMKEKKPWKACMNICDCPKEYTVGAYNAAFKEEYVKVFYKGMYIYLCLSIVSSLRNDGYVI; via the exons ATGAGGGGATCTCGAACTGAGCCTGTGGATGTCAGTTCTGATGGAAGCGCCGACAGTGGCTCTAACGAAAACTTGGACAGCAGCTCAGATGGATCGGGTTATAGCTCCTCCTATGAAGGAGCATCCATGAGCTCTGATGGAGTGGTGTACATCAGCTCTGATGAAGGGAAGCACATAAGCTCTGATGAAGGCGAGTACAATAGTCTAGATGAGGGCGCCTACACCAGCTCTGATGAAGACATGAGCAGCAGCTCTGATGAAGGCGCTCACACCATCCGTGCTAAAG GTGTTCATAGGCGCATGAAGGAGAAGAAGCCCTGGAAAGCATGCATGAACATCTGTGATTGCCCTAAAGAGTACACAGTTG GTGCTTACAACGCAGCGTTTAAGGAGGAGTATGTTAAGGTGTTCTATAAGGGCATGTATATATATCTATGCCTGAGTATAGTTTCAAGTCTTCGTAATGATGGTTATGTAATATGA
- the LOC125521680 gene encoding clumping factor A-like isoform X2 gives MRGSRTEPVDVSSDGSADSGSNENLDSSSDGSGYSSSYEGASMSSDGVVYISSDEGKHISSDEGEYNSLDEGAYTSSDEDMSSSSDEGAHTIRAKGVHRRMKEKKPWKACMNICDCPKEYTVVLFCFVYEAVSSGFHCYSC, from the exons ATGAGGGGATCTCGAACTGAGCCTGTGGATGTCAGTTCTGATGGAAGCGCCGACAGTGGCTCTAACGAAAACTTGGACAGCAGCTCAGATGGATCGGGTTATAGCTCCTCCTATGAAGGAGCATCCATGAGCTCTGATGGAGTGGTGTACATCAGCTCTGATGAAGGGAAGCACATAAGCTCTGATGAAGGCGAGTACAATAGTCTAGATGAGGGCGCCTACACCAGCTCTGATGAAGACATGAGCAGCAGCTCTGATGAAGGCGCTCACACCATCCGTGCTAAAG GTGTTCATAGGCGCATGAAGGAGAAGAAGCCCTGGAAAGCATGCATGAACATCTGTGATTGCCCTAAAGAGTACACAGTTG TACTTTTCTGCTTTGTTTACGAAGCAGTATCTAGCGGATTTCATTGCTACTCCTGTTGA